The proteins below are encoded in one region of Triticum aestivum cultivar Chinese Spring chromosome 1B, IWGSC CS RefSeq v2.1, whole genome shotgun sequence:
- the LOC123078737 gene encoding uncharacterized protein encodes MPKNLTSNDGSDDDVDIGDPFLTDRFGNLTSWRLSDLEAAADNYLENEESETEVEEKKYSKKEMLKRDADRKKQYMEYALQKYNNDEDLAGFCEMRFVFDESKDEVIIIEGNMNSYEHFNFTAKQAGSTVLFFAEVTRDEGQLCNVLCCKPLDSDDNGHCFGCKNQGYVDLRHPSGESLYVGGHVDCEFPFMWDSISEDDSD; translated from the exons ATGCCTAAAAATCTGAC TTCTAATGATGGTAGTGACGATGATGTGGATATTGGAGATCCTTTTCTTACCGATAGATTTGGAAATTTGACAAGTTGGAGGTTGAGTGATTTGGAGGCAGCAGCAGATAATTATCTTGAAAATGAAGAAAGTGAAACAGAGGTAGAAGAAAAGAAATATTCCAAAAAGGAAATGCTAAAGCGTGATGCTGACCGTAAGAAacagtacatggaatatgctttACAGAAATATAACAATGATGAGGATCTTGCTGGGTTTTGT GAGATGCGTTTTGTGTTTGATGAAAGTAAAGACGAAGTTATCATTATTGAAGGAAACATGAACTCCTATGAACACTTCAACTTTACAGCTAAGCAGGCTGGTTCCACCGTTCTATTTTTTGCTGAAGTGACCCGAGACGAAGGACAGCTGTGTAATGTTCTTTGCTGCAAGCCTTTGGATTCTGATGACAATG GACATTGCTTTGGTTGTAAGAATCAAGGTTATGTGGACTTGAGGCATCCATCTGGCGAAAGTTTGTATGTTGGAGGTCATGTGGATTGCGAGTTCCCATTTATGTGGGATAGTATCAGTGAG GATGACTCTGACTAA